From Oreochromis niloticus isolate F11D_XX linkage group LG1, O_niloticus_UMD_NMBU, whole genome shotgun sequence, a single genomic window includes:
- the LOC100710239 gene encoding LIM domain only protein 7 isoform X2, with translation MEWRQQTSVSSADAFNEAKRWIEEVTGKSFGCSDFRAALENGVLLCDLINQLKPGIIKRVNRLSTPIAGLDNVNVFLKACEKLGLNESQLFHPGDLQDISTRVTLRRDEGNRRLKNVLITIYWLGRKAHLDTLYNGPQLNFKAFEGLLGLALSKALDEGGVPVKDGSDSLCQNPEEECQYKNYMRGNSADSTDSLNSRALQPNVEGFGGGAEAEQVFKMENKQMTAHQDKAYVPPLRRKQGPEQNGSGFASPFTRASQTQVKPERPVQVNPGWIWSKSLSDIPMVYPVRKAPDANTTHDERQDTGLTRLWNQDNRRKCSVAAKDAEAQWQDDLKKWKTRRRSTKSELRTKSQDREHVMDKMINGSVTTIEKNEAKLKYQQSPWTRNTVPRPYSTTSPSKSSSDLRPHTRALLARSYATEAPFSPTVPLSSQSSTHAQGGAVAVPDGKVLGGEIHFASTALDEARVGTPSLGFPVISQTQVKSQSSTAPFQSTCELSQPENGLTNQISTHFTTLQLNETANSKSNKSPTLSMSSERKAFFNVDPELKTAGEYLSHQYDNSQEDGQKSSWEPAAEQSTAPQTPGVYKFLPRTVSWSSSASLPRGYRRSEGSSRLSSAITARPFGTKQSRVSSLPRMYNVDDNQGVLLNSEREDSPSSPSLKRQTATAQLSGQYQTNQGKQTGAGQEEQVTSSNLSSQTSFQSSGCYYRPSIQSQILPQPYSNLQSRQNRGLTFSADGSTDLPKVDHSDMRLSLTLKPNSLADFGFHTHWDSTGARVKLIQPGSPAELCQLRVDDEIMAVDGAAVAHMSYDQWKDKMASALQTGSLTMDIRRYGNKDWSTGEGTHHSQPGQSRVTLNLTAASSPVLIGCPDHHANSAAFPDTQVTQGFKSNGHTDNVMQGKVMGGELCETHRTARNKGGSESAISDLQVPSLSPPSPSWSWDLEEDRRRQEKWQEEQERLLQEKYQQDQERLEAEWRRAQQDAVDPKKSGNQKTFAMTPGDVSLARTQQQEIATPKKSRAEQSADGEKLKEFSGPTWQSNAQGVQNEKVAQQDWTKSLSSPVLAGPHKYSRGDQSKRKGLSVSKAEKERQQILEEMKKRTQLVTDNSWIRQRSSSFYKDPMIVGLPLKRYDSLDNLDNLRQPQSSIYSYPRPHSAAAGYVTPSRNASSRYSTGSVLYLRNPYIQSCHQARMVNGRRNCSVCGRILGSRPAMVIEALSLYFHLGCFQCVGCRQHLGGRENGAQVRIRNRKPFCERCYFQLRFTPM, from the exons ATGGAGTGGCGTCAGCAGACCAGTGTGAGCAGTGCAGACGCATTCAACGAGGCCAAACGCTGGATTGAG GAAGTGACTGGAAAGTCGTTTGGATGCAGTGACTTCCGTGCCGCATTAGAGAACGGAGTCCTGCTTTGCGA CCTAATTAATCAGTTGAAACCCGGAATAATCAAGAGGGTGAACAGGCTGTCTACTCCAATCGCTGGTCTG GATAACGTGAATGTTTTCCTGAAAGCCTGCGAGAAACTGGGACTAAATGAATCCCAGCTGTTTCATCCAGGTGACCTGCAGGACATCTCCACTCGTGTGACACTCAG GCGTGACGAAGGCAACAGACGACTCAAAAAT gTTCTGATAACAATTTACTGGTTGGGTCGCAAGGCTCACCTGGACACATTGTACAATGGTCCTCAGCTTAATTTTAAGGCTTTTGAGGGCCTGTTGGGGCTGGCCTTGTCCaag GCTCTAGATGAGGGTGGCGTACCTGTGAAAGACGGCAGCGATAGTTTGTGTCAAAATCCAGAAGAGGAATGTCAGTACAAAAATTACATGAGAGGCAACTCTGCAGACAGCACTGACTCCTTAAACTCCCGGGCCCTGCAGCCAAATGTTGAAG GTTTTGGAGGCGGCGCAGAAGCTGAGCAGGTATTCAAGATGGAAAACAAGCAGATGACAGCTCATCAAGACAAAGCCTATGTCCCACCACTCAGACGAAAACAAGGACCGGAGCAGAATGGAAGTGGCTTTGCGAGTCCGTTTACCAG AGCCAGTCAAACCCAGGTCAAGCCTGAGAGACCAGTTCAGGTCAATCCTGGCTGGATTTG GAGCAAATCTCTCAGTGACATCCCGATGGTGTACCCTGTGCGAAAGGCTCCTGATGCAAACACTACTCATGATGAACGTCAGGACACCGGTTTGACAAGACTGTGGAATCAAGACAACAGAAGGAAGTGTAGCGTTGCTGCCAAGGATGCTGAAGCTCAGTGGCAGGAT GACTTGAAAAAGTGGAAGACCCGTCGTAGGAGCACAAAGTCTGAACTTCGAACTAAATCACAAGACAGAGAGCATGTAATGGATAAGATGATCAACGGGTCTGTGACCACCATTGAGAAGAATGAAGCAAAACTAAA ATACCAGCAGTCACCTTGGACCAGGAACACAGTGCCTCGTCCTTACTCAACAACTTCTCCATCAAAATCAAGCTCTGATCTCCGGCCACATACTCGAGCTCTGCTGGCCCGCAGCTATGCCACCGAGGCACCTTTCAGCCCCACGGTTCCACTTAGCTCCCAGTCCTCAACCCATGCTCAA GGTGGAGCAGTGGCTGTCCCTGATGGAAAAGTCTTGGGAGGGGAGATCCACTTTGCCTCCACGGCTTTAGACGAAGCAAGAGTTGGCACGCCTTCTCTAGGCTTTCCTGTGATCTCTCAAACCCAAGTGAAATCCCAGAGCAGCACAGCTCCTTTCCAGTCCACCTGTGAACTTTCCCAGCCAGAAAATGGTCTTACAAACCAAATCTCTACTCATTTTACAACTTTACAGCTGAACGAGACCGCAAATTCTAAAAGCAACAAAAGTCCCACTTTATCCATGTCTAGTGAACGGAAAGCATTTTTTAATGTTGATCCGGAGCTTAAAACTGCTGGTGAGTATTTATCGCATCAGTACGACAACTCTCAGGAAGATGGACAGAAGTCCTCTTGGGAACCAGCGGCAGAGCAAAGCACGGCCCCGCAGACTCCAGGCGTCTACAAGTTCTTGCCCAGAACTGTTTCATGGTCCAGCTCAGCCAGCCTTCCCCGTGGTTACCGTCGGTCTGAGGGCTCATCCCGTCTCTCTTCTGCTATCACAGCCAGACCTTTTGGGACCAAGCAGTCCAGAGTGTCATCACTGCCCAGAATGTACAAT GTAGATGACAATCAGGGTGTGTTGTTGAACAGTGAGAGAGAGGATTCTCCATCTTCACCATCTCTAAAGAGACAGACTGCAACCGCCCAGCTGAGCGGTCAGTATCAGACCAACCAGGGGAAGCAGACTGGTGCAGGACAGGAAGAGCAAGTGACTAGCTCCAATCTTTCCAGCCAGACCTCCTTTCAGAGCAGTGGCTGTTACTATCGACCCTCCATTCAAAGCCAGATACTGCCTCAACCTTATTCAAATCTGCAGTCTCGTCAAAATAGAGGCTTGACCTTCTCAGCTGATGGAAGCACAGATCTTCCAAAG gtggatcacagtgacatgaGACTGAGCCTTACTCTTAAACCCAACAGTCTAGCTGACTTTGGTTTCCATACTCACTGGGACTCGACGGGGGCGAGAGTTAAGCTCATTCAGCCCG GCAGTCCAGCCGAGCTCTGCCAGCTGCGTGTCGACGACGAGATCATGGCCGTCGATGGAGCTGCGGTGGCACACATGAGCTACGACCAGTGGAAGGATAAAATGGCATCTGCCCTGCAAACCGGCAGTTTGACCATGGACATTCGGCGCTATGGCAACAAGG ATTGGAGCACCGGCGAGGGGACTCATCACAGCCAGCCAGGCCAGAGCAGGGTGACCCTCAATCTGACTGCTGCTTCTTCGCCTGTCCTGATAGGGTGCCCTGATCACCATGCCAACAGTGCTGCCTTTCCAGACACACAAGTCACACAAGGGTTCAAAAGCAATGGGCACACAGACAAC GTGATGCAGGGTAAAGTCATGGGTGGAGAACTTTGtgaaacacacagaacagcCAGAAATAAAG GAGGCTCAGAATCTGCGATATCTGAT CTCCAGGTGCCATCGCTCAGCCCCCCCTCACCCAGCTGGTCTTGGGACCTCGAGGAGGATCGCAGGCGACAGGAGAAGTGGCAGGAAGAACAGGAGCGCCTCCTACAG GAGAAATATCAGCAGGACCAGGAGAGGCTGGAAGCAGAGTGGCGGAGAGCCCAACAGGATGCAGTGGACCCCAAGAAGTCAGGG AACCAGAAGACCTTTGCGATGACCCCTGGTGATGTGAGCCTCGCCAGGACCCAGCAGCAAGAGATCGCAACGCCGAAGAaaagcagagcagagcagagcGCTGATGGGGAAAAGCTGAAAGAGTTTTCGGGGCCAACATGGCAAAGTAATgcacagggagtgcagaatgaGAAGGTTGCTCAACAAGACTG GACAAAGTCCTTGTCTTCCCCAGTATTAGCTGGGCCTCACAAGTATTCAAGAG GGGATCAGAGTAAAAGAAAAGGACTGTCTGTGTCCAAGGCTGAGAAAGAAAGGCAGCAGATTTtagaggagatgaagaaaaggACTCAGCTTGTGACTGACAACAGCTGGATACGTCAGCgcagcagcagcttttacaAGGATcccatgattgttgggcttcctCTGAAAAG ATATGACTCTCTGGATAATCTTGATAATTTGCGTCAGCCCCAATCCTCAATCTATAGTTACCCTCGACCACACTCGGCTGCTGCAGGTTACGTTACACCGAGTAGGAATGCCTCTTCGCGATACAGCACTGGATCAGTATTATACCTGAGAAATCCTTACATACAGTCCTGTCATCAGGCCAG GATGGTCAATGGCAGGAGGAATTGCTCTGTCTGTGGGCGTATCCTTGGTAGTAGACCAGCTATGGTCATAGAGGCCCTTAGTCTCTACTTCCACCTTGGCTGTTTCCAG TGCGTGGGCTGCCGTCAACATCTCGGAGGAAGAGAGAATGGAGCCCAGGTTCGAATCCGAAACAGGAAGCCCTTCTGTGAACGCTGCTATTTCCAACTCAGGT TCACCCCCATGTGA
- the LOC100710239 gene encoding LIM domain only protein 7 isoform X3, producing MEWRQQTSVSSADAFNEAKRWIEEVTGKSFGCSDFRAALENGVLLCDLINQLKPGIIKRVNRLSTPIAGLDNVNVFLKACEKLGLNESQLFHPGDLQDISTRVTLRRDEGNRRLKNVLITIYWLGRKAHLDTLYNGPQLNFKAFEGLLGLALSKALDEGGVPVKDGSDSLCQNPEEECQYKNYMRGNSADSTDSLNSRALQPNVEGFGGGAEAEQVFKMENKQMTAHQDKAYVPPLRRKQGPEQNGSGFASPFTRSKSLSDIPMVYPVRKAPDANTTHDERQDTGLTRLWNQDNRRKCSVAAKDAEAQWQDDLKKWKTRRRSTKSELRTKSQDREHVMDKMINGSVTTIEKNEAKLKYQQSPWTRNTVPRPYSTTSPSKSSSDLRPHTRALLARSYATEAPFSPTVPLSSQSSTHAQGGAVAVPDGKVLGGEIHFASTALDEARVGTPSLGFPVISQTQVKSQSSTAPFQSTCELSQPENGLTNQISTHFTTLQLNETANSKSNKSPTLSMSSERKAFFNVDPELKTAGEYLSHQYDNSQEDGQKSSWEPAAEQSTAPQTPGVYKFLPRTVSWSSSASLPRGYRRSEGSSRLSSAITARPFGTKQSRVSSLPRMYNVDDNQGVLLNSEREDSPSSPSLKRQTATAQLSGQYQTNQGKQTGAGQEEQVTSSNLSSQTSFQSSGCYYRPSIQSQILPQPYSNLQSRQNRGLTFSADGSTDLPKVDHSDMRLSLTLKPNSLADFGFHTHWDSTGARVKLIQPGSPAELCQLRVDDEIMAVDGAAVAHMSYDQWKDKMASALQTGSLTMDIRRYGNKDWSTGEGTHHSQPGQSRVTLNLTAASSPVLIGCPDHHANSAAFPDTQVTQGFKSNGHTDNVMQGKVMGGELCETHRTARNKGGSESAISDLQVPSLSPPSPSWSWDLEEDRRRQEKWQEEQERLLQEKYQQDQERLEAEWRRAQQDAVDPKKSGNQKTFAMTPGDVSLARTQQQEIATPKKSRAEQSADGEKLKEFSGPTWQSNAQGVQNEKVAQQDWADGSCGFAQLSPAHRTKSLSSPVLAGPHKYSRGDQSKRKGLSVSKAEKERQQILEEMKKRTQLVTDNSWIRQRSSSFYKDPMIVGLPLKRYDSLDNLDNLRQPQSSIYSYPRPHSAAAGYVTPSRNASSRYSTGSVLYLRNPYIQSCHQARMVNGRRNCSVCGRILGSRPAMVIEALSLYFHLGCFQCVGCRQHLGGRENGAQVRIRNRKPFCERCYFQLRFTPM from the exons ATGGAGTGGCGTCAGCAGACCAGTGTGAGCAGTGCAGACGCATTCAACGAGGCCAAACGCTGGATTGAG GAAGTGACTGGAAAGTCGTTTGGATGCAGTGACTTCCGTGCCGCATTAGAGAACGGAGTCCTGCTTTGCGA CCTAATTAATCAGTTGAAACCCGGAATAATCAAGAGGGTGAACAGGCTGTCTACTCCAATCGCTGGTCTG GATAACGTGAATGTTTTCCTGAAAGCCTGCGAGAAACTGGGACTAAATGAATCCCAGCTGTTTCATCCAGGTGACCTGCAGGACATCTCCACTCGTGTGACACTCAG GCGTGACGAAGGCAACAGACGACTCAAAAAT gTTCTGATAACAATTTACTGGTTGGGTCGCAAGGCTCACCTGGACACATTGTACAATGGTCCTCAGCTTAATTTTAAGGCTTTTGAGGGCCTGTTGGGGCTGGCCTTGTCCaag GCTCTAGATGAGGGTGGCGTACCTGTGAAAGACGGCAGCGATAGTTTGTGTCAAAATCCAGAAGAGGAATGTCAGTACAAAAATTACATGAGAGGCAACTCTGCAGACAGCACTGACTCCTTAAACTCCCGGGCCCTGCAGCCAAATGTTGAAG GTTTTGGAGGCGGCGCAGAAGCTGAGCAGGTATTCAAGATGGAAAACAAGCAGATGACAGCTCATCAAGACAAAGCCTATGTCCCACCACTCAGACGAAAACAAGGACCGGAGCAGAATGGAAGTGGCTTTGCGAGTCCGTTTACCAG GAGCAAATCTCTCAGTGACATCCCGATGGTGTACCCTGTGCGAAAGGCTCCTGATGCAAACACTACTCATGATGAACGTCAGGACACCGGTTTGACAAGACTGTGGAATCAAGACAACAGAAGGAAGTGTAGCGTTGCTGCCAAGGATGCTGAAGCTCAGTGGCAGGAT GACTTGAAAAAGTGGAAGACCCGTCGTAGGAGCACAAAGTCTGAACTTCGAACTAAATCACAAGACAGAGAGCATGTAATGGATAAGATGATCAACGGGTCTGTGACCACCATTGAGAAGAATGAAGCAAAACTAAA ATACCAGCAGTCACCTTGGACCAGGAACACAGTGCCTCGTCCTTACTCAACAACTTCTCCATCAAAATCAAGCTCTGATCTCCGGCCACATACTCGAGCTCTGCTGGCCCGCAGCTATGCCACCGAGGCACCTTTCAGCCCCACGGTTCCACTTAGCTCCCAGTCCTCAACCCATGCTCAA GGTGGAGCAGTGGCTGTCCCTGATGGAAAAGTCTTGGGAGGGGAGATCCACTTTGCCTCCACGGCTTTAGACGAAGCAAGAGTTGGCACGCCTTCTCTAGGCTTTCCTGTGATCTCTCAAACCCAAGTGAAATCCCAGAGCAGCACAGCTCCTTTCCAGTCCACCTGTGAACTTTCCCAGCCAGAAAATGGTCTTACAAACCAAATCTCTACTCATTTTACAACTTTACAGCTGAACGAGACCGCAAATTCTAAAAGCAACAAAAGTCCCACTTTATCCATGTCTAGTGAACGGAAAGCATTTTTTAATGTTGATCCGGAGCTTAAAACTGCTGGTGAGTATTTATCGCATCAGTACGACAACTCTCAGGAAGATGGACAGAAGTCCTCTTGGGAACCAGCGGCAGAGCAAAGCACGGCCCCGCAGACTCCAGGCGTCTACAAGTTCTTGCCCAGAACTGTTTCATGGTCCAGCTCAGCCAGCCTTCCCCGTGGTTACCGTCGGTCTGAGGGCTCATCCCGTCTCTCTTCTGCTATCACAGCCAGACCTTTTGGGACCAAGCAGTCCAGAGTGTCATCACTGCCCAGAATGTACAAT GTAGATGACAATCAGGGTGTGTTGTTGAACAGTGAGAGAGAGGATTCTCCATCTTCACCATCTCTAAAGAGACAGACTGCAACCGCCCAGCTGAGCGGTCAGTATCAGACCAACCAGGGGAAGCAGACTGGTGCAGGACAGGAAGAGCAAGTGACTAGCTCCAATCTTTCCAGCCAGACCTCCTTTCAGAGCAGTGGCTGTTACTATCGACCCTCCATTCAAAGCCAGATACTGCCTCAACCTTATTCAAATCTGCAGTCTCGTCAAAATAGAGGCTTGACCTTCTCAGCTGATGGAAGCACAGATCTTCCAAAG gtggatcacagtgacatgaGACTGAGCCTTACTCTTAAACCCAACAGTCTAGCTGACTTTGGTTTCCATACTCACTGGGACTCGACGGGGGCGAGAGTTAAGCTCATTCAGCCCG GCAGTCCAGCCGAGCTCTGCCAGCTGCGTGTCGACGACGAGATCATGGCCGTCGATGGAGCTGCGGTGGCACACATGAGCTACGACCAGTGGAAGGATAAAATGGCATCTGCCCTGCAAACCGGCAGTTTGACCATGGACATTCGGCGCTATGGCAACAAGG ATTGGAGCACCGGCGAGGGGACTCATCACAGCCAGCCAGGCCAGAGCAGGGTGACCCTCAATCTGACTGCTGCTTCTTCGCCTGTCCTGATAGGGTGCCCTGATCACCATGCCAACAGTGCTGCCTTTCCAGACACACAAGTCACACAAGGGTTCAAAAGCAATGGGCACACAGACAAC GTGATGCAGGGTAAAGTCATGGGTGGAGAACTTTGtgaaacacacagaacagcCAGAAATAAAG GAGGCTCAGAATCTGCGATATCTGAT CTCCAGGTGCCATCGCTCAGCCCCCCCTCACCCAGCTGGTCTTGGGACCTCGAGGAGGATCGCAGGCGACAGGAGAAGTGGCAGGAAGAACAGGAGCGCCTCCTACAG GAGAAATATCAGCAGGACCAGGAGAGGCTGGAAGCAGAGTGGCGGAGAGCCCAACAGGATGCAGTGGACCCCAAGAAGTCAGGG AACCAGAAGACCTTTGCGATGACCCCTGGTGATGTGAGCCTCGCCAGGACCCAGCAGCAAGAGATCGCAACGCCGAAGAaaagcagagcagagcagagcGCTGATGGGGAAAAGCTGAAAGAGTTTTCGGGGCCAACATGGCAAAGTAATgcacagggagtgcagaatgaGAAGGTTGCTCAACAAGACTG GGCTGATGGCTCATGTGGCTTTGCTCAGCTGTCCCCTGCACACAG GACAAAGTCCTTGTCTTCCCCAGTATTAGCTGGGCCTCACAAGTATTCAAGAG GGGATCAGAGTAAAAGAAAAGGACTGTCTGTGTCCAAGGCTGAGAAAGAAAGGCAGCAGATTTtagaggagatgaagaaaaggACTCAGCTTGTGACTGACAACAGCTGGATACGTCAGCgcagcagcagcttttacaAGGATcccatgattgttgggcttcctCTGAAAAG ATATGACTCTCTGGATAATCTTGATAATTTGCGTCAGCCCCAATCCTCAATCTATAGTTACCCTCGACCACACTCGGCTGCTGCAGGTTACGTTACACCGAGTAGGAATGCCTCTTCGCGATACAGCACTGGATCAGTATTATACCTGAGAAATCCTTACATACAGTCCTGTCATCAGGCCAG GATGGTCAATGGCAGGAGGAATTGCTCTGTCTGTGGGCGTATCCTTGGTAGTAGACCAGCTATGGTCATAGAGGCCCTTAGTCTCTACTTCCACCTTGGCTGTTTCCAG TGCGTGGGCTGCCGTCAACATCTCGGAGGAAGAGAGAATGGAGCCCAGGTTCGAATCCGAAACAGGAAGCCCTTCTGTGAACGCTGCTATTTCCAACTCAGGT TCACCCCCATGTGA
- the LOC100710239 gene encoding LIM domain only protein 7 isoform X5, protein MEWRQQTSVSSADAFNEAKRWIEEVTGKSFGCSDFRAALENGVLLCDLINQLKPGIIKRVNRLSTPIAGLDNVNVFLKACEKLGLNESQLFHPGDLQDISTRVTLRRDEGNRRLKNVLITIYWLGRKAHLDTLYNGPQLNFKAFEGLLGLALSKALDEGGVPVKDGSDSLCQNPEEECQYKNYMRGNSADSTDSLNSRALQPNVEGFGGGAEAEQVFKMENKQMTAHQDKAYVPPLRRKQGPEQNGSGFASPFTRASQTQVKPERPVQVNPGWIWSKSLSDIPMVYPVRKAPDANTTHDERQDTGLTRLWNQDNRRKCSVAAKDAEAQWQDDLKKWKTRRRSTKSELRTKSQDREHVMDKMINGSVTTIEKNEAKLKYQQSPWTRNTVPRPYSTTSPSKSSSDLRPHTRALLARSYATEAPFSPTVPLSSQSSTHAQGGAVAVPDGKVLGGEIHFASTALDEARVGTPSLGFPVISQTQVKSQSSTAPFQSTCELSQPENGLTNQISTHFTTLQLNETANSKSNKSPTLSMSSERKAFFNVDPELKTAGEYLSHQYDNSQEDGQKSSWEPAAEQSTAPQTPGVYKFLPRTVSWSSSASLPRGYRRSEGSSRLSSAITARPFGTKQSRVSSLPRMYNVDDNQGVLLNSEREDSPSSPSLKRQTATAQLSGQYQTNQGKQTGAGQEEQVTSSNLSSQTSFQSSGCYYRPSIQSQILPQPYSNLQSRQNRGLTFSADGSTDLPKVDHSDMRLSLTLKPNSLADFGFHTHWDSTGARVKLIQPGSPAELCQLRVDDEIMAVDGAAVAHMSYDQWKDKMASALQTGSLTMDIRRYGNKGGSESAISDLQVPSLSPPSPSWSWDLEEDRRRQEKWQEEQERLLQEKYQQDQERLEAEWRRAQQDAVDPKKSGNQKTFAMTPGDVSLARTQQQEIATPKKSRAEQSADGEKLKEFSGPTWQSNAQGVQNEKVAQQDWADGSCGFAQLSPAHRTKSLSSPVLAGPHKYSRGDQSKRKGLSVSKAEKERQQILEEMKKRTQLVTDNSWIRQRSSSFYKDPMIVGLPLKRYDSLDNLDNLRQPQSSIYSYPRPHSAAAGYVTPSRNASSRYSTGSVLYLRNPYIQSCHQARMVNGRRNCSVCGRILGSRPAMVIEALSLYFHLGCFQCVGCRQHLGGRENGAQVRIRNRKPFCERCYFQLRFTPM, encoded by the exons ATGGAGTGGCGTCAGCAGACCAGTGTGAGCAGTGCAGACGCATTCAACGAGGCCAAACGCTGGATTGAG GAAGTGACTGGAAAGTCGTTTGGATGCAGTGACTTCCGTGCCGCATTAGAGAACGGAGTCCTGCTTTGCGA CCTAATTAATCAGTTGAAACCCGGAATAATCAAGAGGGTGAACAGGCTGTCTACTCCAATCGCTGGTCTG GATAACGTGAATGTTTTCCTGAAAGCCTGCGAGAAACTGGGACTAAATGAATCCCAGCTGTTTCATCCAGGTGACCTGCAGGACATCTCCACTCGTGTGACACTCAG GCGTGACGAAGGCAACAGACGACTCAAAAAT gTTCTGATAACAATTTACTGGTTGGGTCGCAAGGCTCACCTGGACACATTGTACAATGGTCCTCAGCTTAATTTTAAGGCTTTTGAGGGCCTGTTGGGGCTGGCCTTGTCCaag GCTCTAGATGAGGGTGGCGTACCTGTGAAAGACGGCAGCGATAGTTTGTGTCAAAATCCAGAAGAGGAATGTCAGTACAAAAATTACATGAGAGGCAACTCTGCAGACAGCACTGACTCCTTAAACTCCCGGGCCCTGCAGCCAAATGTTGAAG GTTTTGGAGGCGGCGCAGAAGCTGAGCAGGTATTCAAGATGGAAAACAAGCAGATGACAGCTCATCAAGACAAAGCCTATGTCCCACCACTCAGACGAAAACAAGGACCGGAGCAGAATGGAAGTGGCTTTGCGAGTCCGTTTACCAG AGCCAGTCAAACCCAGGTCAAGCCTGAGAGACCAGTTCAGGTCAATCCTGGCTGGATTTG GAGCAAATCTCTCAGTGACATCCCGATGGTGTACCCTGTGCGAAAGGCTCCTGATGCAAACACTACTCATGATGAACGTCAGGACACCGGTTTGACAAGACTGTGGAATCAAGACAACAGAAGGAAGTGTAGCGTTGCTGCCAAGGATGCTGAAGCTCAGTGGCAGGAT GACTTGAAAAAGTGGAAGACCCGTCGTAGGAGCACAAAGTCTGAACTTCGAACTAAATCACAAGACAGAGAGCATGTAATGGATAAGATGATCAACGGGTCTGTGACCACCATTGAGAAGAATGAAGCAAAACTAAA ATACCAGCAGTCACCTTGGACCAGGAACACAGTGCCTCGTCCTTACTCAACAACTTCTCCATCAAAATCAAGCTCTGATCTCCGGCCACATACTCGAGCTCTGCTGGCCCGCAGCTATGCCACCGAGGCACCTTTCAGCCCCACGGTTCCACTTAGCTCCCAGTCCTCAACCCATGCTCAA GGTGGAGCAGTGGCTGTCCCTGATGGAAAAGTCTTGGGAGGGGAGATCCACTTTGCCTCCACGGCTTTAGACGAAGCAAGAGTTGGCACGCCTTCTCTAGGCTTTCCTGTGATCTCTCAAACCCAAGTGAAATCCCAGAGCAGCACAGCTCCTTTCCAGTCCACCTGTGAACTTTCCCAGCCAGAAAATGGTCTTACAAACCAAATCTCTACTCATTTTACAACTTTACAGCTGAACGAGACCGCAAATTCTAAAAGCAACAAAAGTCCCACTTTATCCATGTCTAGTGAACGGAAAGCATTTTTTAATGTTGATCCGGAGCTTAAAACTGCTGGTGAGTATTTATCGCATCAGTACGACAACTCTCAGGAAGATGGACAGAAGTCCTCTTGGGAACCAGCGGCAGAGCAAAGCACGGCCCCGCAGACTCCAGGCGTCTACAAGTTCTTGCCCAGAACTGTTTCATGGTCCAGCTCAGCCAGCCTTCCCCGTGGTTACCGTCGGTCTGAGGGCTCATCCCGTCTCTCTTCTGCTATCACAGCCAGACCTTTTGGGACCAAGCAGTCCAGAGTGTCATCACTGCCCAGAATGTACAAT GTAGATGACAATCAGGGTGTGTTGTTGAACAGTGAGAGAGAGGATTCTCCATCTTCACCATCTCTAAAGAGACAGACTGCAACCGCCCAGCTGAGCGGTCAGTATCAGACCAACCAGGGGAAGCAGACTGGTGCAGGACAGGAAGAGCAAGTGACTAGCTCCAATCTTTCCAGCCAGACCTCCTTTCAGAGCAGTGGCTGTTACTATCGACCCTCCATTCAAAGCCAGATACTGCCTCAACCTTATTCAAATCTGCAGTCTCGTCAAAATAGAGGCTTGACCTTCTCAGCTGATGGAAGCACAGATCTTCCAAAG gtggatcacagtgacatgaGACTGAGCCTTACTCTTAAACCCAACAGTCTAGCTGACTTTGGTTTCCATACTCACTGGGACTCGACGGGGGCGAGAGTTAAGCTCATTCAGCCCG GCAGTCCAGCCGAGCTCTGCCAGCTGCGTGTCGACGACGAGATCATGGCCGTCGATGGAGCTGCGGTGGCACACATGAGCTACGACCAGTGGAAGGATAAAATGGCATCTGCCCTGCAAACCGGCAGTTTGACCATGGACATTCGGCGCTATGGCAACAAGG GAGGCTCAGAATCTGCGATATCTGAT CTCCAGGTGCCATCGCTCAGCCCCCCCTCACCCAGCTGGTCTTGGGACCTCGAGGAGGATCGCAGGCGACAGGAGAAGTGGCAGGAAGAACAGGAGCGCCTCCTACAG GAGAAATATCAGCAGGACCAGGAGAGGCTGGAAGCAGAGTGGCGGAGAGCCCAACAGGATGCAGTGGACCCCAAGAAGTCAGGG AACCAGAAGACCTTTGCGATGACCCCTGGTGATGTGAGCCTCGCCAGGACCCAGCAGCAAGAGATCGCAACGCCGAAGAaaagcagagcagagcagagcGCTGATGGGGAAAAGCTGAAAGAGTTTTCGGGGCCAACATGGCAAAGTAATgcacagggagtgcagaatgaGAAGGTTGCTCAACAAGACTG GGCTGATGGCTCATGTGGCTTTGCTCAGCTGTCCCCTGCACACAG GACAAAGTCCTTGTCTTCCCCAGTATTAGCTGGGCCTCACAAGTATTCAAGAG GGGATCAGAGTAAAAGAAAAGGACTGTCTGTGTCCAAGGCTGAGAAAGAAAGGCAGCAGATTTtagaggagatgaagaaaaggACTCAGCTTGTGACTGACAACAGCTGGATACGTCAGCgcagcagcagcttttacaAGGATcccatgattgttgggcttcctCTGAAAAG ATATGACTCTCTGGATAATCTTGATAATTTGCGTCAGCCCCAATCCTCAATCTATAGTTACCCTCGACCACACTCGGCTGCTGCAGGTTACGTTACACCGAGTAGGAATGCCTCTTCGCGATACAGCACTGGATCAGTATTATACCTGAGAAATCCTTACATACAGTCCTGTCATCAGGCCAG GATGGTCAATGGCAGGAGGAATTGCTCTGTCTGTGGGCGTATCCTTGGTAGTAGACCAGCTATGGTCATAGAGGCCCTTAGTCTCTACTTCCACCTTGGCTGTTTCCAG TGCGTGGGCTGCCGTCAACATCTCGGAGGAAGAGAGAATGGAGCCCAGGTTCGAATCCGAAACAGGAAGCCCTTCTGTGAACGCTGCTATTTCCAACTCAGGT TCACCCCCATGTGA